The window aaatacaaataaacaacacaccAACGAATCATAGTAATTATATAACACACAACACAGTTTATCTTATACCATAGTACATGTCTACATACTTCAATATATGCTCACTGGAATgaactgttattattatattattatgtttgtttggcattttgtgtatatttgtacactttgacagcaaaatgagaactCCACTTTGATAGTTTTgagaaaagtaatttttttttataaagcgaAAAGTATTGCCAGCTAAATATTTGCGCATATTTTGGTTTATCCATAAAAGTATTAAAGATTGCAAATgccaaattaaatatattttaaaaatcattttggtTATATCAGTGTAAATTTTGTGTCTTCTTCTTATTTGGCTTTTGGctattccctttcaggggtcacctcagcaaatcatctgccttcatctaatcctgtcctctgcatcctcttctcccacaccacctaactttatgtcctctttcaatacatccataaatcacctctttggtcttcctctagacctcctgtctgGCAATTCCATCCTCAATACCTTTTatcgatatattcacaatctctcctctgaacatgtccaaaccatctcaatctttaaaacatctaacatgggttgtccctctgatgaactcattcttcaTCCTATCTATACTtttcactcccaaagagaaccttaacatcttcagctctgctacctccaactctgcctcctgtcttttcttcagtgccactgtctctaagctgtagagcaccgctggtctcaccactggcTTGTACAGCTTTTTTCATTCTCACTCATACTTTTttgtcacacaacacacctgacacttttctccacccgttGCAACCTGCCTGCTCATGCTTCTTCACCTCCATTCCACATTTTCCGTTGCTCTAGACTTTTGACCCTGAGTCAAaactctttaactttttttctttcttcgccTGATCACCTTGTCAAGGGCTATTTTAGCAAACAAATTACAGAATTGTCTCTCATATTTAACTGGCTTTcacgtcaatcactattcaatacattaaccaACAATCTGATGACCTTAATAAGTCTCATGGAGAATgatccaatcacatgagcctaaatatttacaaacaatATTAATAGTGAAAAATTTTATCAATAATAGAAAAACTATGGTTTGCAACATTATCAGATTTATCCTCTTGCAGTTTTAGTGAAAATGGGAATTATCACagtttgctgtcaaactgttcatttgGTATATGTGTTAAGTTATCCTGAGATGTTGCATGTAAATCAAGAAAGCAAGTAGCATCAGTTGAACTTATCGCCAGGCCATAGCGATGCTGCATGGAtctgcccgttctgaacagtgcAGAGTATTTTTGCGCGGCTCTGGACCTTGTAAGACCTGCGCCGTCTTTTTCTACAGACAGCTCCCGGCGTCCGAGAATCATTCTGGACCCTGCAAAGCTTGGGGTTCAGTGTTTGCAGAGCAGGGAACACTTGGTCACCCAGGCTCTTGGCATGGGTGGGTGTATGGTGGGGAATAAGGTGCATGGTCTAGACCAGTTTGGGATTGGCCTTCAATGGGGTTTTACATCCCAGTAGCCCTAAGGGGGCAGTAGTAAGAGGTACTGAGCAGGAGGCGCTGGGACTGGGAGTTGGGCGCCCTTAAGGCAGCTTAGGCGACACTGACATCCCCAACTCGAAACAGAACAGTTCCGTTTTGGGTGCAAGGGTTGTGACGATGTAGCCAGGGGAACCCGAGCACAACTCTCTGTTCTGGCACCCAGTTTTCAAGATCCAAGACTCGCTTGATTCGGTGTGATGTCCGAGTCATAGTATAACTGGGGCCGTCCTCTGCGTCATGCACCCCGACTTAATTAGCTGGCCGGCCAGAGAAACCAGCGGGATGGCGGAAAGGAGTGGGCTAACTGAAATGACAAAGCTAACCTCCTGTCCATAAAATTTGCCCTGGCAAAACTCGACAGTATAGTCAGCTACTGATGATCGCCCCTCTTGAACAAcagaaagaacaacaacctttCTGGCTCGCCCACATACGGATGTGGAGGTGGTAGTCGAGTTTCGGCCACCAGAGGGGGTAACTGAGCCACTGATCTGAGGGTGCGAGTCGACTCCAGAATCGACTCGCAGCCAGATGGAAACCAGGAGTGGCACGCGCTTAATAATCGCACGCATCTCCGAAATTAACCCCTTAACTATTTCATGCACTCTCTTCAAGCCCGCTGTCTCATTAGCGCCACGAGGtgttataatgtttataagtcaacttaaaagaaaacaaaaaatgaacaGAACTCCGCCGTCTGCGCGAGAACGGACAGGGCTTTGAGaactgaagtaaaaataaaattgatatCCTCTCAGGGCCTATATACCCTCACAGACGATTTATAATAGagagttttgtgttttttgtgtacACTTTATATTTAGCCTGACAGCGGATGCTTGAAGGGAAGCGtgccgctctctctctttcataaCGGCGActtagagagagacagagactgtATTCATCTGTGGACTTTCTGCACGTCTTGTCTctgataccttaccggtgctacctaatgatCACACGAAGTGCGGCGCtatcaggacccttaaataGAGATGCCACCAGGTGCGGCGTATCCAGGCTGATTGCCTTGcggcggcgttgcctggcaaccgcatGTATAAATGACCGCGTctctgcctgttcagaactcaGTAAAGTATTTTTGCGCCGCGCTGCCCTTCGTGAAACCTGCATCGTTACACtaaactagtgatgggaagtttgaatcattttagtgactcggttctttggaTATCGTTcattaaaaattcaaattcaaattttatttgtcacatacacagtcatacacagtacggaatgtagtgaaatgcttacacgaccgccagtgaccttaaaaagagaattgaagcttataatagtaataaatatgaataaaataaatacgatagaaaatttaaataaaaaaaaaataataaaatgaacaaatcttttttttttttgtcattttgttcatttactgTAGTTGttttgattagaaataaaataaaatattacattaaaaaacattacatacatacagaaaTCTTGgctatagtttttgtaatgaaaatattacaatgcagctaaggacatattataataaacagaatgagcagctcacctctcatatcttctagtctgaatCGTTAGTTcatttgtcatgtgactctcatagATGCTATGCGTgtattacacaggaaacagaattaaatggttcttcatgagtcttctagtccaagtcgtttgttcttttaaatctgtTGCACTGTATAGCGTCTAtaggagtcatgtgacaaaacaacaaacgattcggaccagaagactcaaaggtaactactcatttctgtttcctgtacataacctatagaggttttgagatgctttgcgcatccagtagaaaatgaacgaagaCACATTAAAAGTCACATTAAAGACTTGTTCAAAGAGAATGAGGCCACAAATTTTCTCTTGTAGACTTGGAACCCGAGGTAGAGTCTCAGGATTCCTTCCTCTTGACATCTAAGGGAGTTTTTCTTGGCATTGACATTTCTAGCTTGCTCTAAATACTTTCTTcagaattataatttaattctaATGGTGAAAGGTTTTTGGTTATCCCAAAGTTAGTTCTTGCTTCAAAAATTGCTCGGAGAGATTGGTGATAATTTTATCCTTTCTAACCCTTTTCAAGCTCATTGTAAAGGTAATGAGTAATGTCAGGCAATGCAAATGATGGTGGACCTTAGTTTCATTCAGTTTGGACCTCATTCTCTTTTGTTGTGgttgagccaaaccagacattTAATGAGGCCGCGAGGATCCATGTCAGCACTTGAAGTAAGCgagagaaaaaaactgttcaGCTGCTGTGGAAAGTAAACCCTCTGCTGAACTTGTTAGAAATAGAATCTTTGTTGCTCTCTATCTATGAAAATTGTGATTCCAATAAATAGCAATGATGTGAATTAGCCCTGATCTATTAAAAACCTTCGTTTTTTGAAGTCAAATTGGTAACACTGCAGCAGAACACAGGCTGGTCAGCCTCATGCTTGTATGCAGACTTGTTCCTGCTTTAATGATGTGCAAACAGCAGGGATCCCATACATCCGTAAAAAGCTACAGAAAAATCAATctgtactaaataatatactTTTTAAGAAAATTTCAGAAGAAATGTACATTTACAATAGTGTATGATCTTTGCATGATTCAGCAGAAGCCAGTGATGACAGCATAACCTGCAGACGCCTTAACTAAACATAAACCAGcaggaagtacgtgatgtaccGAGGATTTCATAACCACCAACACCAGACGTGGTGATCCATGCTTTTCGGAGACTGgtatttttttgccttttgatCGGCATGAAAGAGCAAAGCGTTGAAAGCTTTGTTTGAAAAAATCTGTACTATTTTCCCGGAGTTTTtcgaaaaaaaactaaagaaactgTATAAATGCCTGTCTGACCTCTTGTTAAACCAAGGCTAAACCAAGACGTGAAGTCAATTTGAAACTGCAATGAATAGAACCCTACAATAAAGAAGGAACTCAAAAGACAGCCTTCtgccaaaaaaatgcattaggaCTATCTTTTGATATCTTATGAGTCTTCCAAGGAAGACATGTGTCACCTGCACACTGAACGTGCAGAAATGAAATAGTTAGTGCACACTTGTGCTGCCTGTTATTGGTTCTGTGAAGGTTTATGAGAAGTTGGGAATAAAAGAAAACGTGTAATAGCAAGAGACAGAGGTGAGGATTGAGGAAATGTGTGACAGCGACAGATGATGGACGTTATCACTACCACAGTTCTAAACCTCTGACTGGAAGAGTAAAAAAATGGTAAGCGTCTATATTTCTGGTGGGAGTTTGGTCAAATTTCCATGAACTGTTTGGGAGAAGTTGCGGATAGAAGAAAACGTGACGACAACAGACAACGCTGATGCAAGAGGACAGACAGAGGTGGCAACCCAGgattcagaaagtaaaagtcctgccacatattTCACGTGGTCCTAATGAGCACAACTCCAGCCAGTTAGGCTTAAACTAATCAGGGTAAATCACGTTTTGTGCTAGATTGGTGAACAGATGAACAAATATGTACCAGGAATGTTACTTTCTGAAGCCAGGGTTGCCATCTCTGATGATCTCTATTTGTCTCCAAATGAAGGCCCGTTTCTGGCTAACTTTTAGAACACAATTAGCAACCAGTGTCCTGTTCTGTGcttagagaaaaagagaaacccGTAATGCAACAGCTGTGGCCCATGTCTTTGGTCTACCTAAAGATGAGGTTAAGGAAGTGGTGCGGACCTGGAGTCAGGAATAGCCAAAAAGTGCATCGACCTGCAGGGAGAACTGTTATGGGTATTAAAGGGGTAATAATGGGTAAGTTGCCTTTATTTTCTGACTATTCCTAGTTTTGCAGGAATATTAAGATGGGTCTTTTTGTAAATCTGAAATAGGTTTCATTGAGGCTGTTGTACGATATCTTGCTTGTCTTCCTATCACCAAAACAAATTTATGATGTTACTAGATGTCTAGTGTcattttaattgttgtttttccttCATTAATCATGTTTTCCTAGTAATAAAGGACTTGACTCTCGATGAAATGACTCTCCTAGACTAACACTGGTTGGAAAGAggagagtacaccctggatgagacTCCATTGACATTGACAGCCCATGACATCCCCATGCAGTTAAACCTCGTCCATGCACCATGCTACCAGGAGATAACCAGAGACTAGGGCTGGGCCGATGATATATCGAATCgcgatttattttattaacgaTGATAAGCTCTAGACATTTTTTGCTAGATATGGATTAATCTAAGAGCCAATTTACAGCAGAACCATACAACAACAGCCAATCAGCGTGCAGCTTGTGCACATCAAAGTTAATTTCCTaccgcacaaaaaaaaaagagtggaaGCAGTGACAATGACAACAAAAATAGAATGAATTATGAGAAATTATCACGTTATTATTGTCAAACAGATGTATTActcactttttaaaacattaacgcCATGTAAGATGCttaatatatatgcatatttattaaatagcgTCAAGCAGGTCTAGactatcatttattcatttatatatgcatatattaaatatgcatatgtatatattaaGCATGTTACATGGCATTAACGTTTTAAAAAGTGAGTAATACATCTGTTCTACAATAATAACGTAATAATTTCTCATAATTCGTTCTATTTTTGTTGTCATTGCATGCTTAAGCCATTATGTCAGTTTATTGGGGCAGTGTGAAAAAGCCTTTATTTAACTCCAAATTGTGGGATAAAAAGACAgccctagtgtgtgtgttctaaatGTTGTTTCTCATTATTGTTCTGAAAATATCAAAACATTGTAATTTATCATCACAAAATACTTTTAATCAacacaaacaagtttttttttttctaaatttcttTGCCTTGTAAAGATTCTGAGCATGTGCCTATAGTAGCTTAATTTTTAAGGCCGAATCGGTCATCTGTTTTTGGCAATAAActatactttaaaatgtaatttaatgaaCCCTTTAATTTTTGTGGCTTCAGTCATTGTTGGGATACTCTTTTAAAGCTGGCAGCATTAACagtttatatagaaatatatatcaTTACCGTTCAATATGGGGAAAAATTATCGCGATTACATTTTTGCCATATTGCCCAGCCCTACCAGAgaccccagaggaaacccatgtgagctcaggatcaaaccttggaaccctggagctgtgagatgCCACCACTCTGCAGTCAATTATCCTTTTTCTTAGAATAATTAAATTGTGTATAAAATTAAAGGTACTTCAAAGTTAAAATTTTATGCAGAATTTGCATCCCACATGACTGCAGTTTATTTCTggaataataaattacaaagttCAAAGCATATTAAAATGACAGCATGAAAACAAAACGATTTAAATCCACAGTCAAGGTTTAAGCATGATAACTTTTTCAGACCttcatattcataatttttttaaacatctttcccccttcctaaaaaaaaaaacaatcagaacaAAATACAGTGCAGCTATTATTTTAGTGTTAAGATTAAGAATTTGTTTTGGATACAAATTAATTGTACCCATAAAAATACCAGGAGTAACCTTTTTGATCCAAGTACCAGTATTAACTAGGGTACTGAAACCACTAACTTTTACATTCCTCACTTCTATGTGAGGTTTTTTTAACCATCACCTCAGATTTCCAAGCCCCAAAACACTGGGACTATAAACTAGTgagaaatgggaaaaaaaatacaaataaacaaaaaacaagtaaGGTGTTATGCCCCATGAGATAGAGTACACCTTAGCATTGATTCTACAATACCCATAAAACCATTCAGTAAGTCCAGGTCCTGTTAAGATAGGAAAAGTTTCATCATAGGCCTAGTCCAAACAtacaagggatttttttttctcttatcaATACCAGAAAAATCTTCCATGTCCATGTGAAACCTCATGCTGTCAAGCGCATGCCAAACCAACAGGCAGCGATAAAACTCTTACCATAGAGGCATAACGTCAATCAGAAGCCTGAAAAAATGTCAGTGACCCTCTAATGTCAAACATAggaaatataaaacatgtggtccacacacacacaaaataaataaaatacattagtGTTTCAATGCTGAAAAAGTTTTTAGGTATCTTCACtgtcaaagcttttttttaaaaaacctgtTTTCAGTAAAGCTATGAATCAAAAGGtagaaaatgttattaaaaactactaaaagtaccgtggtaccttggcatacgaatttaatcccttgcagaggcgagttcttaaggcgaagttttgtattgtaaaacacattttcccataggaaataatgctAATCTAGATAATCCATgttagccacccaaaaatattatccATAtaaccaatttccaacactataatcatattattgcataaagaacaattaaaacatttagaagacatgtaaataaagtgaaatattaaataaatagacataaaaCCTGACTAAACTTTACCATTCCTCTTGGCAACGGCTGCTTTAAaatcaaaactgaaagtggctcccgtTTTTTTACGTATTTAAccacaaaatatttaaactggCTTCGCTTGGAATTCCACTGATATGAACAAGTTTTGAAAAATTTCACTTCTTATGGCAGAAATTCATGAGGCGGGGCATTTGTATACCAAGGTGCCACTGTATTAAATAAACATCGAAATGctgtataacttgtaaatatcATACCAAGTAAAAACAATATTCTCCAGTCCAGTAGATGGCAGTGTTATGTCAACCACCCataaacttataaataaaaagaagaagtgaTTTTGCTGTAGATGCAAATTTTGTGGTactattttaaagaattttgtcAGTTTTAGACAATATAACCTTTGTAAGCTGTGAGTTGATTCTGAATAAAAAACTGACTCAACAATTAAATTAATGGACTCGACTAAAACACTGCATAAACCGATCATGCTGCTCTGGACTTTAGTGACCTAAACTGGAGTTTGTGTGGATTTAAAACACcggtgcatactgtatgtggacaAGGCCTCCAGATAAAAGATAAGCAACTTGCCCATGCATTGCATCGCCCATACCATGCATGCAAAAACATAACAGTCTAAActgactttttcttttcctttaaatgtaaatgtggcattgcaaatgaaagaaattacaTTTGGTCAGAATAGGTTTCATTTGCTATATCAGAGACTCTTGTCATTCATACATAAACAGATAATGTCATGTTTGATCATTTGCAATGTCCTATTTGTCTTTTCGTTCTTTTCTACTGATTCAAGagtacaaaagtaaaaaaaaacaaaaaaaaaatcaacatttgcCATGTTTCATACGGAGGTGTTTTAATAACGCTGATGTTGTGTACTCTTTAACTCCACGAGATATTACAGCCTTGCACATTAGACACACCGCCTTACTACAGTCACCTTCTTTCAGTGAGAAATACTGCCATACAGGGCTCGACTTGGACGTGGTCCTTTTCTGAAGTTCACAGTACCTGCTGGTACAGTGCAGCCTGTTATTGCATATGGTCCTGTTTGTGTAGCTGAACGCCGCTTGGAACTCTACAGGCTGGTTTTGAATCGTGGTTTCTGTGGAACGAGACCCTTCGGTGCTGTACGGATTCAAACCGGCTCCTTGTTGTATCCTACTCTGATAACTCCGTTCTGAAAACAGATCCCAGTTTTGTGGAGACCAGCTCTGGTTGCTGGCATCCATATTATCTGTTGGATCTCCTGAATTCAATTCTGTGTTCATTGCCTCGACTTTGACTTTTATGGGAAGATCGAAGTCGATCACGTCTTGGTCTACAGTGTGCGAGTTTAGCAGAGAGGTGCATGGAGGAGGTTGCGTGACATCGTCTGTCGTCTGCCTGTTTTCAGACTCCGCATCAGAATGTGCGGGGTACTGAGGAGTAGGGTGTTCTGATTTTATGCTTgcgttttctttctttgctgcCCGGTGCTGACTCAGGCTCTCCTGGGGCTCTGTTCCCTGCTGCAAACTTGAGATGCCATCTTGTGTTCCGAGGGTCACTGAAGGGACCGCACCTGTGAAGGGCAGAAAAAGCACATCAGAGGAGCCCAGCTGTGACAGTGACACACCATAGTCCAAGTCATGTTAGTGATTTCCCTGCTGAAACTGTGATAAAGATGTGTTTGTACATGCAACTTGGGCCTCAAAATTCAAAGCCAATTACATTTGCAATTTGATGTATTACTATTGAGATTTAATTTACACAGGCATTTGGATGCTTTGAAAGTacctttatttaaatgaaaatgctaAATCATGCTACTATTGGTTGTGCATTACaacataaaaagataaaaaagcaaTATTCTTGCAAAATGCGAGTATATGCAGAAGATGTGAACAATTTGTATTTTCTCTTAAAACTGTGgtataattttttgttatattattaacTGTGGTGTAATTTTTTCACTGGTCACTGATTGTGTTCCTGAGTTTGTCAATTTTAGGCCACTTAATGTTTGTGAATTTAAACTGTGATGAAATTTTCTGGGTTTAAAGACTTCAAAGACTTGGATAGTGCGGTGCTGAGACTCTTAagcacagtaaaacatctgaatagtAAGTCGAAtgcctgattcttgaaaatcaacGGATGCCTTTTTCGCTAATTTGTGGGACACAATTCACAATTTTTATCTTGGagaactgcacacacaatcatctaccaacaccacttgcacattacaggggTTTAGCTGTGAGATCAGCAATTCACAGATGAAGCATGCAGTCTAATCATgtctccggtgtactgagaaaactttccactTTGATgttgtccaagcactagtgacatTATTGAATAAGTACAAtactgtagcaggggattatatagagaaataaaaagtttttactcGAACAGGCCTCGCAGATATGTTAACTAGCAAAATGTTGTATGTAACAGAATATGAGTAAACCATGGTTACTTTTCAGGTTTTTCAATATTTGTTCATCAAACAGTAAATATGAGCTAACCGCAGGTAGGACTGAAAAAACTCAAGATCGCACAAACCGTAGATTTTGTCAACAAAATAGTTTAAGCAAATTGTTAACATTTGTCTCTTTACCACATTATATGTATGTAATtggcaaaatttttaaaaatgtttatttaaacattgtttataGCTGACATTATGGCTTTATGTCATGGACTTGtaagcaaaataaatgtatgttggTTCCCTGTGAACATCAAGTTTCTTTCAGGTTTATCAAGCTACCAACACACCTGCATTAGTTCCTAAGTTTATTTATGAActttattaagtttattaaaCTTAATTATGCATTTGAATCATTATGTGTTATGAATCATTTGTTCTGCACACACTGTACATTACAACATGTTCGATAACACACATACTAACCGTTGGTATAAAAGGAAAACACTACAAATAGAAATTATATTAGTCATGTCAGACACAATCAGATTTTTGTCTAGTCTATATGTTTACTCGTAAAacataaaatgcaaatataaaacaGTTAGCATCAAATTATGAAGAAGCCTCACCCTCATCTTGTGAGACATCCCTGAAAAACTTGTTTTGTACACGTCTTTAGGCCATGTGTTATTCAAATCATGTCTAGTGtagatataatattttttatgcacgCCTCATGCACCCAACAGCCCTGGCCGTAATGACTGGTGTGTGGGTATATGACTGGTGGGATGTGGTTGTTTGGGCATGACAGCAGTTTTTATGCATTTCTGGGTGGTTCTCAtggtataaaaacattaattaatctTGGAGAATAGATCAACACCAGTGAAAACAGCTATAACGTGAAAGCTAAGCAAAGCACAATGCAGACAATGCAATaccaaaaacatataaaaagtgTTCTGATTCTTTAAACCACCTCAGGTTTCAGCCAATCATAAGCCACATTCACtgctgattgtgtgtgtgtgtgtgtgtgtgtgtgtgtgtgtgtgacaaacaaCAAGGCTCGTAACTTTTTGGTGAAAAGGCGTGATCAGCACAGGTCAAGCAATCAGCACAACCATCATGCAGCAAAACTCTAAGGTGAAAGGAATAAAGGAAACCACACGAGTCTAAATTAAtctaaaaaacaagaaaacagttTGTTTCCAAATGGTTTTGTTTATGGAGAAAATGGGACCTGTTAAAATGTTGAGAAAAAAGTCAAATCTGACCCTCCGCAAGAAacatggtaaataaataaataaataaataaataaataaaatcaaaccaCATTAAACCCTTCTATGGCATTTTAGTGTTGCATCATCATTACGTTTTCCTATTCTGTGTAAAATGCACAGAGACAGAACAGGGCATCGATGTTCTTGTGCCTCCAAGCAAGCAGCAGAGGTGGAACAAGATCTGGGTAAAAGGGAGAGCTGCCAACAGGGGGGTGACAACAACTGGGGTGTGAAGTTTTGAGAGTTATGATGTACGAGACCGGCCACagggagtttaaaaaaatatatattacaggGAAAAATGGCAATGTAAAAATGTCAAGAGTGTTACAGGGAAAAATGGCAATGTAAATAGCATTTGTGAAGGCAGAGATGTCCGGGGGCTACACAAAAAATGAATGGTAAAGtatgttattgtttattattgttttgaaaGCAATGTTATGTGCGTTATTTCTGGTTAATAGGATATACCTCACTAGAGGTGCAGCGATTTAAATTTTCTTGGCCAATACTTTGCTACCGGAGAACTCTACAGCTATAGATGGTTAAACTCATGATCTCAGAGTGAATGTTTTTCTACTGTGCCACTCAGGAAAACGCGAGTGATGGCCCCACAGGCTAAAAAACAGCTGACCaataagtgcatttttttttttacacataacaCTACACATTAAGCTTTGACATCCTTACTTGACTTCACTAAATGGGtaaatccccacagccatgcTCAAAAAAACATCTACACTAACGCTTTCCCAGCAGAGCAGAAGTTATTACAAGAGCAAAGTGGGGAATAAATCCAGACATGTTTGATGCTCTTTTATGACTTTGCCACTTGGCCTTGTATTTAATTTGactgatttttaaatacaaattccaCATTTAAATACATGTATAACAAGAGAAtaggaaaaacacattttttttgccttaaaaactgaaattttacaagaaatttgaggcatttttaatatacaagcgAGCAAACCGAGGCAAAGTTGCGCATACGTCTGGgggttcaaaacttgtttgcgtcagtggaaagccaagcaaaggcagtttttttttctttgcattttgtgcaatacttggtaaagacatagcaccatgccaagaatgttagcaaggacagtagcaagaagaaaagggagcaaCTTTAAAAGTGTACCAACCATCGCACCTGTGTCCGGATTTACTCCCCACTTTGCCCGCAT of the Clarias gariepinus isolate MV-2021 ecotype Netherlands chromosome 16, CGAR_prim_01v2, whole genome shotgun sequence genome contains:
- the si:dkey-93n13.2 gene encoding uncharacterized protein si:dkey-93n13.2, which produces MTKLDELNVFLSERLSAAVNEILDTVSRMMQEYEEETARVRKENDYLKEMLKVNVTGCSFTEINPGAVPSVTLGTQDGISSLQQGTEPQESLSQHRAAKKENASIKSEHPTPQYPAHSDAESENRQTTDDVTQPPPCTSLLNSHTVDQDVIDFDLPIKVKVEAMNTELNSGDPTDNMDASNQSWSPQNWDLFSERSYQSRIQQGAGLNPYSTEGSRSTETTIQNQPVEFQAAFSYTNRTICNNRLHCTSRYCELQKRTTSKSSPVWQYFSLKEGDCSKAVCLMCKAVISRGVKEYTTSALLKHLRMKHGKC